Proteins encoded within one genomic window of Mya arenaria isolate MELC-2E11 chromosome 13, ASM2691426v1:
- the LOC128214515 gene encoding uncharacterized protein LOC128214515 isoform X2: MEVSGKRRDPDLNKGSDDTTVFCQPCEEEGKRSVAHGFCQTCQEYMCDPCIKAHKKFKVSRNHIMLSKDKMPSFYPSTKPSDIGVTEYCKTHPNEMIKFYCPTHSDLGCGDCVVIGHRTCKVDYIADVSKDFTNEREFRELEPSIKRAEDLLSGCISKVKELFDEVEHQSKDEIDRLRKFRAEINTYLDRREKELLGNIQEMKTNEESALTELKTDCELAKCGLVATRTELTSGTDSVNQRYVTARRAQKELREIHNKMEKMAGRMKARKYRFVEDADTKRLLGLKMGLGTLNMAGELVPVPDLATMTWKKEADILVRTSQDKETCWITGSALISPGLFLLADNGNNCVKLVDISTCTVTSRLQLPGKPWDVCVLHDDQAAVTLQNIIQLLSIKGGQLSCGKEIKVSSWCYGIAFYNNRLYVSYTQTPRVEVMTLDGHIISTFQTDDRRQLFKEPYYLTVSASTPPTLHVSDNDAHTVLQLTLDGKVLRKYQDIRLIRPRAVVKVGPGQLLVCGYTSHNVMLLTERDGKMAEILGKKNGLTKPNSVSFCPHTRAIVVGMRRNDSLKVFNAK, encoded by the exons ATGGAAGTATCAGGAAAAAGGCGTGACCCTGACCTTAACAAGGGCTCCGATGACACAACTGTCTTCTGTCAGCCGTGTGAAGAGGAAGGCAAACGCTCTGTAGCCCATGGATTCTGTCAGACCTGCCAAGAGTACATGTGTGATCCCTGTATCAAGGCCCATAAGAAATTCAAGGTGTCCAGGAACCACATTATGTTGTCCAAAGATAAGATGCCGTCCTTCTACCCGTCCACTAAGCCGTCTGACATCGGTGTTactgaatattgtaaaacacatcCGAATGAGATGATCAAGTTTTACTGCCCGACTCACAGCGACCTTGGTTGTGGTGACTGTGTAGTCATCGGTCATCGCACGTGCAAAGTCGACTACATTGCTGATGTGTCTAAGGATTTCACCAATGAAAGGGAATTCAGGGAGCTGGAACCATCTATTAAACGAGCGGAAGATCTTCTATCTGGGTGCATAAGTAAAGTAAAGGAGCTTTTTGACGAGGTCGAACACCAGTCTAAGGATGAGATCGACAGACTGAGAAAGTTCCGTGCAGAAATCAATACCTACCTGGACCGACGCGAGAAGGAGTTGCTCGGCAATATCCAGGAAATGAAGACCAATGAAGAAAGCGCGCTGACTGAACTGAAGACTGATTGTGAGTTGGCAAAATGCGGACTTGTGGCCACTAGGACAGAACTGACTTCCGGTACCGACTCGGTGAACCAGCGGTACGTGACGGCAAGGAGAGCTCAGAAGGAACTACGGGAGATTCATAACAAGATGGAAAAGATGGCTGGTAGGATGAAGGCCCGGAAGTATCGATTTGTTGAAGACGCGGACACGAAACGGCTGCTGGGATTGAAAATGGGCCTTGGAACACTGAACATGGCAGGAGAGCTTG TTCCAGTTCCTGACCTCGCTACTATGACGTGGAAGAAGGAGGCGGATATTCTGGTCAGAACATCTCAGGACAAGGAAACCTGCTGGATCACGGGCTCAGCCCTGATCTCGCCTGGTCTCTTCCTCCTGGCTGACAATGGTAACAACTGTGTCAAACTGGTAGACATCAGCACCTGCACCGTCACGTCCCGCCTCCAGCTACCAGGCAAGCCATGGGACGTATGTGTGCTCCATGATGACCAGGCCGCCGTCACTTTACAGAATATTATTCAGCTGCTGTCTATAAAGGGAGGACAGTTATCGTGTGGAAAGGAAATTAAAGTATCATCTTGGTGTTATGGTATTGCGTTTTACAACAATAGATTATACGTTTCGTATACACAAACCCCGCGTGTTGAAGTGATGACATTGGATGGGCATATCATAAGTACATTCCAAACAGATGATAGAAGACAACTTTTCAAAGAACCATATTACCTGACTGTGTCAGCTTCAACACCGCCGACCCTTCACGTGTCTGACAACGATGCCCACACCGTCCTCCAGCTGACCCTTGACGGGAAGGTCCTGCGGAAGTACCAAGATATTCGGCTCATCAGACCCAGGGCCGTGGTGAAGGTAGGGCCCGGCCAGCTGCTCGTGTGTGGATATACCAGCCACAACGTGATGCTGCTAACGGAGAGGGACGGCAAGATGGCGGAAATACTGGGAAAGAAGAACGGACTGACCAAACCCAACTCCGTGTCCTTCTGTCCTCACACACGTGCCATAGTTGTCGGAATGAGAAGAAATGACTCACTGAAGGTCTTTAATGCAAAGTGA
- the LOC128214515 gene encoding uncharacterized protein LOC128214515 isoform X1, with protein sequence MEVSGKRRDPDLNKGSDDTTVFCQPCEEEGKRSVAHGFCQTCQEYMCDPCIKAHKKFKVSRNHIMLSKDKMPSFYPSTKPSDIGVTEYCKTHPNEMIKFYCPTHSDLGCGDCVVIGHRTCKVDYIADVSKDFTNEREFRELEPSIKRAEDLLSGCISKVKELFDEVEHQSKDEIDRLRKFRAEINTYLDRREKELLGNIQEMKTNEESALTELKTDCELAKCGLVATRTELTSGTDSVNQRYVTARRAQKELREIHNKMEKMAGRMKARKYRFVEDADTKRLLGLKMGLGTLNMAGELGRNIPVPDLATMTWKKEADILVRTSQDKETCWITGSALISPGLFLLADNGNNCVKLVDISTCTVTSRLQLPGKPWDVCVLHDDQAAVTLQNIIQLLSIKGGQLSCGKEIKVSSWCYGIAFYNNRLYVSYTQTPRVEVMTLDGHIISTFQTDDRRQLFKEPYYLTVSASTPPTLHVSDNDAHTVLQLTLDGKVLRKYQDIRLIRPRAVVKVGPGQLLVCGYTSHNVMLLTERDGKMAEILGKKNGLTKPNSVSFCPHTRAIVVGMRRNDSLKVFNAK encoded by the exons ATGGAAGTATCAGGAAAAAGGCGTGACCCTGACCTTAACAAGGGCTCCGATGACACAACTGTCTTCTGTCAGCCGTGTGAAGAGGAAGGCAAACGCTCTGTAGCCCATGGATTCTGTCAGACCTGCCAAGAGTACATGTGTGATCCCTGTATCAAGGCCCATAAGAAATTCAAGGTGTCCAGGAACCACATTATGTTGTCCAAAGATAAGATGCCGTCCTTCTACCCGTCCACTAAGCCGTCTGACATCGGTGTTactgaatattgtaaaacacatcCGAATGAGATGATCAAGTTTTACTGCCCGACTCACAGCGACCTTGGTTGTGGTGACTGTGTAGTCATCGGTCATCGCACGTGCAAAGTCGACTACATTGCTGATGTGTCTAAGGATTTCACCAATGAAAGGGAATTCAGGGAGCTGGAACCATCTATTAAACGAGCGGAAGATCTTCTATCTGGGTGCATAAGTAAAGTAAAGGAGCTTTTTGACGAGGTCGAACACCAGTCTAAGGATGAGATCGACAGACTGAGAAAGTTCCGTGCAGAAATCAATACCTACCTGGACCGACGCGAGAAGGAGTTGCTCGGCAATATCCAGGAAATGAAGACCAATGAAGAAAGCGCGCTGACTGAACTGAAGACTGATTGTGAGTTGGCAAAATGCGGACTTGTGGCCACTAGGACAGAACTGACTTCCGGTACCGACTCGGTGAACCAGCGGTACGTGACGGCAAGGAGAGCTCAGAAGGAACTACGGGAGATTCATAACAAGATGGAAAAGATGGCTGGTAGGATGAAGGCCCGGAAGTATCGATTTGTTGAAGACGCGGACACGAAACGGCTGCTGGGATTGAAAATGGGCCTTGGAACACTGAACATGGCAGGAGAGCTTGGTAGAAATA TTCCAGTTCCTGACCTCGCTACTATGACGTGGAAGAAGGAGGCGGATATTCTGGTCAGAACATCTCAGGACAAGGAAACCTGCTGGATCACGGGCTCAGCCCTGATCTCGCCTGGTCTCTTCCTCCTGGCTGACAATGGTAACAACTGTGTCAAACTGGTAGACATCAGCACCTGCACCGTCACGTCCCGCCTCCAGCTACCAGGCAAGCCATGGGACGTATGTGTGCTCCATGATGACCAGGCCGCCGTCACTTTACAGAATATTATTCAGCTGCTGTCTATAAAGGGAGGACAGTTATCGTGTGGAAAGGAAATTAAAGTATCATCTTGGTGTTATGGTATTGCGTTTTACAACAATAGATTATACGTTTCGTATACACAAACCCCGCGTGTTGAAGTGATGACATTGGATGGGCATATCATAAGTACATTCCAAACAGATGATAGAAGACAACTTTTCAAAGAACCATATTACCTGACTGTGTCAGCTTCAACACCGCCGACCCTTCACGTGTCTGACAACGATGCCCACACCGTCCTCCAGCTGACCCTTGACGGGAAGGTCCTGCGGAAGTACCAAGATATTCGGCTCATCAGACCCAGGGCCGTGGTGAAGGTAGGGCCCGGCCAGCTGCTCGTGTGTGGATATACCAGCCACAACGTGATGCTGCTAACGGAGAGGGACGGCAAGATGGCGGAAATACTGGGAAAGAAGAACGGACTGACCAAACCCAACTCCGTGTCCTTCTGTCCTCACACACGTGCCATAGTTGTCGGAATGAGAAGAAATGACTCACTGAAGGTCTTTAATGCAAAGTGA